The genomic DNA CGACATTGCAACCGCACTGAAAGATCAGGATATTTTTCCGACATTGATGGTCAACATGGTCGATGTGGCCGAGCGAACCGGAGCTTTACCTGAGATTCTGACCGGACTGGCCAATCATTACGACAATCTGCTGCGTCTGAAAAAAGATTTCTACTCGGCCATTGCCTGGCCGATTCTGCAATTGATCATGGCCGTCTTCGTCATTGCCGGCCTCATTTTTCTCCTGGGCTGGATTGCCAACGCTCAAGGTGGTGAAGCAATTGATGTTCTCGGTTGGGGACTGACGGGAACTTCCGGTGCATTAATCTGGTTGGGAATGGTTTTTGGAACTGCAGCCGGGGCGTTTATTCTGTTTAAGTTTCTTCGCGCGAACTTCGCCGGTCAAAAATATATGGATCGCATTTTGATGCGAGTTCCCGTCCTCGGCTATTGCATGCGGTCTTTTGCGATTGCCCGCTTTGCCTGGGCTTACCATCTCACGCAGAATGCAGGAATGCCCATTGATGAAAGTATCGAAGCCTCGATGATGGCGACCAACAATGGAGCCTTCATCGGAGAAGGTCCTCGAATCGTGTACTGGATCCAGGAAGGCTACACCGTAACGGAAGCTCTTCGGCAATCTGAGCTGTTTCCCCGCGATGTGATTGAGATGATCCACGTTGGCGAGACATCTGGAACAGTGCCGGAAATGCTCGATCGGCTCAGCCCGCAATTCGAAGATCAGGCCCGCAGAGCTCTCGATGCTCTCGCAGGAGCCCTCGGCTGGACAGTCTGGGTGATTGTCGCCGGCTTTATCATCTTCGTAATCTTCAGCGTGATGTTCTGGTATATAGGACTGATCAACGAATTGCTGTAAGCATGATTCCTGGCTCGTCAAAACAAGGGTGGCGGGGGCGCTCTCGCAGAGAAGCCCCCGAATCGTAGAACTTCCGGAGGCTTCCGCTAAAGCGGAGCGCCCCCGCCACCCACTTAATGTATACGGTTTACTCCGTCATCCATTCACGACCAGCCGGGGTCAGTTCGAGACGTTCATCGTTGAGCCTCTGGATATATCGGCATTCCAGCAAGACTCTCATTCCAGCTGTGAAGTCTGCGATGGTTGCCTCTTCACTGGACTTGAGAAATTCTTCCCGTAACTGGTGAATTGTTCGCTCAGGAGCCGTGTATTCGAAAACTTTACGATAAGGCTGAAGAATTAATCGAGCGAGTTCCTGCTCTCGTCCTGTGTAATCCAGATTTGTCATAATTCCATGATAGATAATGAGTAACGATAAATATGTGAAGATGGTCTCAGAATAATGAATGTGGAAATCATTCGCAAATGGAGGAATTCTTGAGTCTTTTTTTGATTTATTGAAGAAAGAACTCAAGAAGTCTAAAGAACGAGACGATACTAACGATAAGCGAGATACTAAATTGAGCGATACGCCCAAATGCAAGCGTTCAATTTTCCCACCTCGGCCATCCCTTGGCCAAAACTCGCTTCGAAATCCCCCATTTCCCCTCAATCGACCCTACCGACCAGGAGCCCGTCACAT from Rubinisphaera italica includes the following:
- a CDS encoding type II secretion system F family protein, yielding MFGENLPLRPIALLCRSLSTLLETGVSAHKSFLIAGEKAADVRVRRATMQIAEELQKGSDIATALKDQDIFPTLMVNMVDVAERTGALPEILTGLANHYDNLLRLKKDFYSAIAWPILQLIMAVFVIAGLIFLLGWIANAQGGEAIDVLGWGLTGTSGALIWLGMVFGTAAGAFILFKFLRANFAGQKYMDRILMRVPVLGYCMRSFAIARFAWAYHLTQNAGMPIDESIEASMMATNNGAFIGEGPRIVYWIQEGYTVTEALRQSELFPRDVIEMIHVGETSGTVPEMLDRLSPQFEDQARRALDALAGALGWTVWVIVAGFIIFVIFSVMFWYIGLINELL